The region agtctgtcatacagagtgaagtaagtcagaaagagaaaaacaaataccatatgctaacacatatatatggaatctaaaaaaaaaaaaaaaggtcacgaagaacctaggggcaagacgggaataaagatgcagacctactagagaatggacttgaggatacggggagggggaagggtaagctgggacaaagtaagagagtggcatggacatatatacactaccaaacgtaaaatagatagctagtgggaagcagcctcatagcacagggagatcagctcggtgctttgtgaccacctagaggggtgggatagggagggtgggagggagggagacgcaagagggaagagatatggggacatatgtataactgattcactttgttataaagcagaagctaacacaccattgtaaagcaattatactccaataaagatgttaaaaaaataaataaataaaataaaataataaaatttaaaacaacctaaatgtataAATTAGGGGATTACTTAGATAACTTATGGTAATAAAATGCTCAGTAGCCATTATAAATGTTATTATAGATGTATGTCATAAGGATGAAGAGTtattcagtaaaaagaaaaagagaagaacaaaaatcatGTATATTATAATATCATTCTTGTtaaaaaattcaaagataaaaatcTGGAAGTACATGtatcaaaataatattaataaagttGTTTGTGAAGGCCAGGTATggaaattatttctttccttcatgtTTTCTTACTGTATTTTCTAATGTTCGTACAAAtagttttattacttttataatctttttaaatatacttttttagTTTAGCAATCTTAGATTTATAGGAAAGTTGAAAAGATAATAGATCCCTACATCCTTTGCCCAATTTCATCTATTGTTgttgctttattgagatataattcacacaccatacaagtcacctatttaaagtatacaattcagtagttcttaatatattcacagagttgtacaatcatcaccatactcaattttagaacattttcgtcaCTTCAAAATTAAATCTTATACCCATTGGCAGTCCCCATTTTCCCTCAGCATAGACAACCAAtactctactttttgtctctatagatttgactattctgaacatttcacatTAAAGAagttatacagtatgtagccttttgtgactgatgatgttttcaaggtatgtccatgttgcagcatgtttaaggacttcattccttttgattgctgaataatattccattgtagggagataccataattatttttctattcatcaGTGgaaggacacttgggttgtttccactttttggctattatgaataatactgctatgaacattagtgtacaagtttttgtgtggacatgtgttttcagttcttttggatgtatacctaggagcagaattgctgggtcctatggtaactctatgtttaacgttttgaggaactgccagaatgTTTTCCAAAGGCACTACACCATTTTACCTCCCCACAGCGGTGTATGACgtttccaatttctttcttttttttttttttttttgtaacaaattcaataaagactgctTTATTGCTGCACGACAGTCATGAAACTCAGCTGCACAGGGACCTTACCACACCACGCAGAGGCTGGTTCACGGGACCTTGTGATCCTGTTAATGGGCCTCTCTGTTGTAATTAACACAGGCCGCAGGGACCAAAAGTTCCCCTCGGCCCTTCTGAAAATGTTCGGGAATGGTAGTGCAGGAAGGTAATACACACTTTCTGCATTTCTGCCCTGCAGTGCAGCAGTTGTTGCTGTTGGGAGTCACTGTGCTAATTCTCTTAGGTCACTTTTCCCTTTAGTTGTTCTGACTACCTCCAAGCGCTCCATGGCTGCACGCTTGTCTCACTGGAAAATGCACAGCCCCAATTCTGTGCAGGGACGACGCAAAGCAGAGTGTGATGCATCTCTCTGGAGCATCAAATTTATTAACTAGAATTGGAAGAACCAAGGAGTTCTTGGAACAAGAactatccccctcccccaccaacacgGAAGACAGAAGAGTAGGGGAGGGGAGACGTGCCCCAGGAATGACAGTCCAGTCTCTCAAGTTTCACCCAGGTGGGGGTTGAGGGGCAGACCTGCAGCCACGGTGGCCTCGCTTTCGGTCGCCCGGGCTGCTCCGGACCATCCTCTGAGCTGGCCAGGGTCTTGGATACGATGCTTCTGAAGGCCGTGCAGAGAACACACTCCTCTTCCCCTGCACCGAGCCCCAGGGAGCGCGGCGGCCTTACCTTCCTGCCTCGGTCATCCATGGGGTTCACATGGGCTCACTTTATTATGACGCCTCATGCTGGGCAGCTTGCAACAAAgatgtttcaaaataaagttcCAGATTCTCCCAGCCACCCCTTGCTTTTTCTGGCTCTGGCCAGAGACAGTGGATGAGGACACACTCTCAGGCTGCCCAGCGTGGGAGGACCTTCCAGTGTTGGACACACCCAGGGGGCAGCTGCTTCCCTCTGGGGCTCCAatcctgctgctgctggaggTGGATGTCCCAGTGCCACactggggggctgggctgggggtggcagtCCTCGCCTCCAGGCTGGGTGGGGGACAGGCAGACTCACCGGTCTTCTGCCCTGCCTGCTGGTCTTCCTGCAGCTGCACATTTTTTCTGTGGTAGAGCCACCTGGTTTGCAGGGAGGACACCACAGGGCTTGGAGAAGGCTCAAGTTCACTGCCACAGAGGTCCCCGCAAGAGAAGGGCTTCAGAGTTATGATGGAGACCTCCACCTTGGGTTTCTTGGAGCTCACACTGCCTGTCCCAGTGTCCTGGATCTGGTCGCAAGTCAAGCCCGGAGTCTTCACCATTGTCACCTCCAGGTCCTCTTCACAGGGTGGCTGGAGTGGCTCCTTCTGGCCCATGTTGACCCATGGATGCCTCATGAGGTCAGGTAAGGTGCCTCTGTCACTGGGGTTGAGGGCAATCATTTTTTGTAACAGATCCCTTATCTTCAAAGACAGATAAGGTGGGATGGGGTATTGCCCTTGTAGGATTTGCTTCCGCAGCTCCTGGAAGTCTTTTCCCACAAAGGGCTGGGACCCAGTTACCATGGTGTACAGCACTACTCCCAAGCTCCACACGTCCACCGCAGGGCCGCTGTAGCTCTGCCCCAGGAAGAGTTCCGGGGCAGCATAAGGGCGTGTGCCGCAGATCGTGTCCAGTTGGACAATGTCATCACACTTGTTGCTGAGGCCAAAGTCTGTAAGTTTGATATTCATGTTGGAATCAAAGAGGAGGCTCAGTGGCTTCAGGTCCCGGTGCACGATGCCCCTCTGGTGGCAGTGCTGCAGGGCGGAGACCAGCTGCTGGAACGCGCCTCGGGCCTGCGCCTCTGTCATACGGCCATGGGTCTTCAAATAGCGGGACATGTCCCCCCCACTGAGGTACTCCATCACCACGAAAAATGTCTCCTCTGTGTCAATCACCCCCAGCAGTTTTACAATATTGAGGTGATTCAGAGCCTTCAGACTGCACACTTCCCGGAAAAGTGCCTGGACACTTGAGAAGCTCTGATGCCTTTTCTTTATGACCTTCACAGCCACCTGTGTCCCAGTCAGAATGTGCCGGGCCAACTTCACTTTACCGAAGGTGCCTTCACCAATGGTGTGGAGGATCTCGAAGTCATCAATATGAGCCTTCTTGCCAGCAGATTTGGCTGTGAGGCCCTGCATCCTGGTGATCTGCTAACTACACTGACTGACAGCACTACCGAGCAACGCTAACTACGCTAACTAACAATGCTAACTGTACTAACAGGGCTAAGTATGCTGTCTCTACTAACAACGCTAACTACGCTAACTGTACCAACAGCTCTAACTAGTACTAACTACACTAACTATGCTAATCAAGTATTAACTATACCAACAATACTCACTATGCTAACTGTAGAAAGAACAATGACACaaataaaaaagagtagagaaaagagaaacgaaaatcaacaaaatggcaGAACCAAGGAAAACACAAGCTAACTGTAGGTCCAAGGCCGTCAGGTCACCAAAAGCAGCTTCCTGGGCTCTAAGGACCAAAAACCTGGGCCCACCTTTCTCTTTCATAGGGCTTTGTGAAGTACATCACAATGGTGCACTCTGAGGTCAGAGCAAGAAATGGACCATCACCGCTGGGGATACACCAcagtggttttctcactttttgagtTCAAGGCCCCTTTACACTTAGGAAAAAGGATcccaaagaaatttttctttatgtGTGTTATTAGATATtggtattcactttgttataaataaaaatctgCAGGATACTTCAGTggcctttttatttctagtttgaaaaTGTGTAATAATTTTAGAGACCTCATAATGTCTACACTTGAAATGTTCAATTCCTTTTCCTTAAATTCTGGTCTCAAAATAACGTTACAACTTAACTGACTTCACGATACTATACAAAATGTTCTGTTGCATAAGACATGATACGGTACATTATGAAAGTCTATGAAGCTGAGAGAAGGTTTGCCAGGAAGGTCAttgagcagatttctcatcaggagCCTCGGAGGCCAGATGGCATGACTCAATGTACTTGaagtgttgaaggaaagaaaccgtcaaccaagaatcctatatctagcaaaactttccttccaaaatgagggagaaatcaagACGTTCCCAGTTAATCAAGAGTTGAGAGagttcttaaccaccagacccgCCTGCCACAGGGAGTTCTTCAGGTTGCAGTCAAGGACCCTGGACAGTAGCTCAAAgccttatgaagaaataaagacccCTGGTAAAAGTAGACAGACGGGCGACGAGAAAAGCTAGTACTgttgtaactttggtttgtagctccactttttgtcttctatttgatttaagagactaatatataataaaacacacacatacaaatcaaaaaaaaaaaaagatcacctcTTCACCTAGAAAAGTTACTTCACCCCCACTTTAGCCTAACTTTGGGAATTCCCATCAACAACATTCTTCTTTCCACTGTAGGAAGCAACGCTGCCAGAAGCTATGGCAAGCAGAGCCTCTTCTAAAATGCCTTTGAtgactgcagcaacatggatgcaactagagattattaagtgaagtaagtcagaaagagaaagacaaataccatgtgataccacttacatgtggaatctaaagtatggcacaaatgaacctatctatgaaacagcaacagactcacagacatagagaacagacttgtggttgccaaggaggaggggggtgggagagggaagggctgggagtgtggcattagcagatgtaaactattatatataggagggataaacaacaaggtcctactctacagcacagggaactagagtcAATACCCcgtgataaactgtaatggaaaagaatataaaaaaagaatgtctatatgtgtataactgagtcactttgccatacagcagattggcacaagattgtaaatcaactatacgtcaataaaaacaataaaataaaagaaaaaatgcctCTGATGACGTACACAGCCCCTGCTCCTGCTGACTACCTCTCTGCAGCACCCAACACTGTGAAACCCCGCCCCCAGCTGAGGTCACTCCAGtcctgtgtctccttcctttgtcCTCTGTCTCCCACCAGTGTTTCTCTAACAGAAACACAAAGAACTGCTGTGTTTTCACTCAGTCTCACTGCTCACGTTCCCACGCTTGATTTGGGCATCAGACCTGCAAGAGTTCAAAACTTACTGGGTGGTAGAACTGCCatttctctgcctgtctctcaATATAAAGAACTTCTCTGAAATTCTGAATTCACTGGTCTGGTCATCCATTCACCAGCAAGTATCTAGGTACTGGGGTTAAGAGCTAGGAATGAGATACAGTTGTTAGTAAAGAAACAACAAaccccaaatggagtcacttgtgctaagtcCCACGtcagcaaaccaagacttaatagCTAACCTAATTGCAGTTTCAGCCTCTCTCAGGAATGGGACCTTTCACCAATAGATCTGGAATTACCTGGTCAGCACTAGAGGGGTgaccccccaccttcccccaaaAGGAAGGTGACCCTGCCTGAAACAATCCACTCTTAGCTAGAAACTTCCCTTTTCTGCCCCCTCCTGCCTGTAAAGTTCTTGCATTTTTTACAGCTCCGCAGAGCTCCTTTCTACTTGCTCAATGGGATGCTGCCCGATTCAtaaatcattgaataaagccaattcgatcttcaaatttactcagttagaattttatgtttttaatacagtgatgagcaaaacaaataaaaagagaggCATCAAACTCTTCAGAGAGTGTATCCCATTATCCCTCACACTCTTGGAAGCCTGGGTCAGCAGAAATGGAGGAGAGCCAGtgacaagaaaaagcctcttgaaaACCAAATCAGAGGTCCTGAAATACTACAGACTTACTTGTACAAGTGGGTGGGAACAAGCAGAGAGTAGCAGTTGTTTATTACTGTACACTGTAATCGAGGGAAACATTTGGAGTTCAAGAATAGAGATTTAAAGATGAGATGCTAAAATTCATAACAACTTGTCCAAAACAGGCCAGAAAACCTTAAGTTTTCGCCTTGTTTAAAAGAAGTCCTAAGTAAAGGGAAAAccaaatattatgaaaaattttggaGACATCTCACACACCAACCTTCCCTTTATTTGAATTACTTCATTATCATTACTTTAGAGTTATGTACACTCATAAAAGTTCATTTATTCTGAGTTGAGAAGTCCATTTTATCATCATGTGTATtgtgcttacattttaaaatcagaaacaacttCCCCAAGATAAAACTGATTCTTCATCTCTTTTGGTTTTACTATTCCAAAATAGATTAGGTGACTTGGGGTATTATTTTCACCCTATGTTGATTTGCCTACCTTGTAAAGGAGCAAGGAACTTTTCCTTCAACCCTTATTTTCCTAGtgatttgtttaaaatgaaaggtaaatatgtgtttgtgggcatataagtgtgtgtgtgtacaatcatttttatatagagatttattatctctcaatttattttgtACAAGAGGTTTGTCTCAGAAAAtcagtgtcttctttttttttttttttttttcacgattCATATCTTTAATACTCTCTGAGAGGCAAGTGAAAAGCaacaatggatttttaaaaggacCATGTCTGACACATATCTGACAACACTgagagtgggggaggagggaagttaaccagctagcacagtgccttgcatgTAGTAAGCACTGCAACATTTGTTAAATTGCAATGACTTGAAGTTGAAgatcatgatatatatatatatatatatattttagatttttagaaatttcatgtaatgtctgaaacatttatattaacatatttccataaaaataacccaatgaaagtttagtattagttgttttgtttgtttgtttttttatactgcaggttcttattaggcatcaattttatacacatcagtgtatacatgtcaatcccaatcgcccaattcagcacaccaccatccccaccccaccgcagttttccccccttggtgtccatatgtccattctctacatctgtgtctcaacttctgccctgcaaaccggctcatctgtaccattttcctaggttccacatacatgcattaatatacgatatttgttttcctctttctgacttacttcactctgtatgacagtctctagatccatccacttctcaacaaatgactcaatttcgttcctttttatggctgaggaatattccattgtatatatgtaccacttcttctttatccattcgtctgttgatgggcatttaggttgcttccatgacctggctattgtaaatagtgctgcaatgaacattcgggtgcatgtgtctttttgaattacggttttctctgggtatatgcccagtagtgggattgcagggtcatatggtaattctatttttagttttttaaggaacctccatattgttctccatagtggctgtatcaatttacattcccaccaacagtgcaagagggttcccttttctccacatcctctccagcatttgttgtttgtagattttctgatgatgcccattctaacaggagtgaggtgatagatacctcattgtagttttgatttgcatttctctaataattagtgatgttgagcatcttttcatgtgcttcgtggccgtctgtatgtcttctttggagaaatgtctatttaggtcttctgcccatttttggattggggtgtttgtttctttaatattgagctgaatgagctgtttatatattttggagattaatcctttgtccgttgattcgtttgcaaatattttctcccattctgagggttgtcttttcgtcttgtttatggtttcctttgctgtgcaaaagctttgaagtttcattaggtcccatttctttatttttgtttttatttccattactctaggaggtggatcaaaaaagatcttgctgtgatttatgtcaaagagtgttcttcctatgttttcctctaagagttttatagtgtccagtcttacatttaggtctctaatccattttgagtttatttttgtgtatggtgttagggagtattctaatttcattcttttacatgtagctgtccagttttcccagcaccacttattgaagagactgtcttttctccattgtatatctttgcctcctttgtcatagattagttgaccataggtgcatgggttaatctctgggctttctatcttgttccattgatctatgtttctgtttttgtgccagtaccatattgtcttgattactgtagctttgtagtagagtctgaagtcagggagtctgattcctccagctccatttttttccctcaagactgctttggctattcggggtcttttgtgtctccatacaaattttaagatgatttgttctagctccgtaaaaaatgccattggtaatttgatagggattgcattgaatctgtagattgctttgggtagtatactcattttcacaatgttgattcttccaatccaagaacatggtatatctctccatctgttggtatcatctttaatttctttcatcagtgtcttatagttttctgcatacaggtcttttgtctccctaggtaggtttattcctaggtatgttattctttttgttgcagtggtaaatgggagtgtttccataatttctctttcagatttttcatcattagtgtataggaatgcaagagatttctgtgcattaattttgtatcctgcaactttaccatattcattaattagctctagcagttttctggtggcagttttaggattctgtatgtatagtatcatgtcatccgcaaacagtgacagttttacttcttcttttccaatttgtattccttttatttctttttcttctctgattgccgtggctaggacttccagaactatgttgaataatagtggtgagagtggacatccttgtctcgttcctgatcttagaggaaatgctttcagtttttcaccattgagaatgatgtttgctgtgggtttgtcatatatggcctttattatgttgaggtaggttccctctatgcccactttctggagagtttttatcagaaatgggtgttgaattttgtcaaaagctttttctgcatctattgagatgatcatatggtttttcttcttcaatttgttaatatggtgtatcacattgattgatttgcgtatattgaagaatccttgcatccctgggataaatcccacttgatcgtggtgtctgatccttttaatgtgttgttggattctgtttgctagtattttgttgaggatttttgcatctatattcatcagtgatattggtctgtaattttcttttttgtagtgtctttgtctggttttggtatcagggtgatggtggcctcatagaatgagtttgggagtgttccttcctctgcaattttttggaagagtttgagaaggataggtgttagctcttctctaaatgtttgatagaattcacctgtgaagccatctggtcctggacttttgtttgttggaagatttttaatcacagtttcaatttcattacttgtgattggtctgttcatattttctgtttcttcctggttcagtcttggaaggttatacctttctaaaaatttgtccgtttcttccaggttgtccattttattggcataaagttgcttgtagtagtctcttaggatgctttgtatttctgcggtgtctgttgtaacttctcctttttcatttctgattttattgatttgagtcctctccctctttttcttgatgagtctggctaatggcttatcaattttgtttatcttctcaaagaaccaacttttagttttattgatctttgctattgttttctttgtttctatttcatttatttctgctctgatctttatgatttctttccttctgctaactttgggttttgtttgttcttctttctctagtttctttaggtgtaaggttagattgtttacttgagatttttcttgtttcttgaggtaggcttgtatagctataaacttccctcttagaactgctttcgctgcatcccataggttttgggttgtcgtgttttcattgtcatttgtctctaggtatttttttatttcctctttgatttcttgagtgatctcttggttatttagtaacgtattgtttagcctccatgtgtttgtcttttttacgtttttttccctgtaattcatttctaatctcatagcgttgtggtcagaaaagatggttgatatgatttcaattttcttaaatttactgaggcttgatttgtgacccaagatgtgatctgtcctggagaatgttccatgcgcacttgagaagaacgtgtaatctgctgtttttggatggaatgtcctatatatatcaattaaatctatctggtctattgtgtcatttaaagcttctgtttccttatttattttcattttggatgatctgtccattggtgtaagtgaggtgttaaagtcccccactatgattgtgttactgtcaatttcctcttttatagctgttagcagttgccttatgtattgaggtgctcccatgttgggtgcatatatatttataattgttatatcttctccttggattgatcccttgatcattatgtagtgtccttccttgtctcttgtaacattctttattttaaagtctattttatctgatatgagtatagctactccagctttcttttgatttccatttgcatggaatatctttttccatcccctcactttcagtctgtatgtgtccctaggtctaaagtgggtctcttgtagacagcatatatatgggtcttgtttttgtatccattcagccagtctatgtcttttggttggggcatttaatccattcacgtttaaggtaattatcgatatgtatgttcctatgaccattttcttaattgttttgggtttgtttttgtaggtccttttcttctcttgtgtttcccacttagagaagttcctttagcatttgttgtagagctggtttggtggtgctgaattctcttagcttttgcttgtctctaaagcttttgatttctccatcaaatctaaatgagatccttgccgggtagagtaatcttggttgtaggttcttccctttcatcactttaaatatatcatgccactcccttctggcttgcagagtttctgctgagaaatcagctgttaaccttatgggagttcccttgtatgttatttgtcgtttttcccttgctgctttcaataatttttctttgtctttaatttttgccactttgattactatgtgtctcggcgtgtttctccttgggtttattctgtatgggactctctgcgcttcctggacttgggtggctattgcctttcccatgttagggaagttttcgactataatctcttcaaatattttctctggtcctttctctctctcttcaccttctgggacccctataatgcgaatgttgttgcgtttaatgttgtcccagaggtctcttaggctgtcttcatttcttttcattcttttttctttagtctgttccgcagcagtgaattccaccattctgtcttccaggtcacttatccgttcttctgcctcagttattctgctattgattccttctagtgtagttttcattttagttattgtatttttcatctccgtttgtttgttctttaattcttctaggtctttgttaatcatttcttgcatcttctcaatctttgcctccattcttattccgaggtcctggatcatcttcactatcattattctgaattctttttctgcaaggttgcctatctccacttcatttagttgtttttctggggttttttcttgttccttcatctggtacatagccctctgccttttcatcttgtctatctttctgtaactgtggtttttggtccacaggctgcaggattgtagtttttcttgcttctgctgtctgtcctctggcggttgaggctatctaagaggcttgatgggaggctctggtggtgggtagagctgactgttgctgcaGCGGTcagagttcagtaaaactttaatccacttgactgttgatgggtggggctgggttccctccctgttggttgttttgcctgaggcaacccaacactggagcctacctgggctctttggtggggttaatggcagactctgagagggctcacgccaaggagcacttcccagaacctccgctgccagagtccttgtccccacagtgaaacagagcactccccgcctctgcaggagaccccccaacaccagcagttgggtctggttcagtctcccccagggtcactgctccttcccctgggtcccgatgggcacactactttgtgtgtgccctccaagactggggtctctgtttcccccagtcatgtcgaagtcctgcaatcaattcccactaggcttcaaagtctgattctctaggaattcctcctcctgttgccggacccccaggttgggaagcctgacgtggggctcagaaccttcactccagtgggtggacttctgtggtataagtgttcgccagtctgtgagtcactcacccagcagttatgggattagattttactctgattgcgcccctcctaccgtctcactgtggcttctcctctgtccttggacgtggggtatcctccttggtgaagtccagggtcttcctgtcaatgattgtccagcagccagttgtgattctggtgctctcgcaagagggagagagagcacgtccttctactccaccatcttggttaatccccccGTTTCCAATTTCTTAATATCCTTGGCAATACTTGTTATATTGTCTTTGTTATTCTAGCCATCTTAGTGGAAAAGTGAAATGTTATCTCATCgtggtttgaatttgcattttcctaaggactcatgatgctgagcatcttttcaggacCTTATTGGTCattcgtatgtcttctttggagaactatcTATTCAGAtaatttgcccattttaaaatcagattatttggttttttattgttgagttactAGCGTTCATTATATATTCTAGAcacaagtcttttatcagatatatgatttgcaaataccttctcctgttctgtgggttgtcttttcactttttt is a window of Eschrichtius robustus isolate mEscRob2 chromosome 11, mEscRob2.pri, whole genome shotgun sequence DNA encoding:
- the LOC137772126 gene encoding uncharacterized protein — its product is MTADRVTWPRGALGGHVGAARSNTPPSFPGTEARRGPDLVLEAGNSRIKAPADSLSGETDMEDIHFLVCRWPSSFAVSSHREREPPGLQGGHHRAWRRLKFTATEVPAREGLQSYDGDLHLGFLGAHTACPSVLDLVASQARSLHHCHLQVLFTGWLEWLLLAHVDPWMPHEVSHLCPSQNVPGQLHFTEGAFTNGVEDLEVINMSLLASRFGCEALHPGDLLTTLTDSTTEQR